Within Diprion similis isolate iyDipSimi1 chromosome 11, iyDipSimi1.1, whole genome shotgun sequence, the genomic segment cgtggaTGGATCATACATGCACGACGTCCCGAAAACTTACCCAGCCAAAGACGCTTCGCTATGTCTGGCGGGAAGATAAGGTGGAGCAGACTGAcgttcttctctctttccgcGTCTACAGCACGGTTCGCTTCCTCGATggaacttttcaatttatccATGCGTCGTCTGAGGCCATCctgcgaaacaaacaaacaacacaTGGTCGAGAAACATGAGAGAAGACTTTGGGAAAGTTCGGTCTTATTTTGACCTTTTTTACGATCTGTATTActgttgaagaatattttctgaCTACATTTTGGAAATCGATTTACTATCATCGATTCGCAAAGCATCGAGCGAAATTAACGCGAACGATTTACCGATGATCGGAGGTAAACGGTTCTTTTAGCTTTGATCTTAGCGATTTGAGCTGACGaattgcacgaaacaaaggTGATCCTTCGAGCATGCGTAATGATCGCTCGTTTTTGTTCCTGAGATGAAAGTGCTCGACTCGACGATGCACGGTGAAGATTTTCTCTAAATCGTGATCAATCAGCGACCAAAAGATGCGGTCACGTATCCACTGGgatggtaaaaaattgtagGTCGAGTTTTTAGAATGCATCACGGGCGGAAGAAGAATTacggtttttcaaaaacgtgtTTATCGCGTTGTCTCGCACGCGTGATGCGTAAGGTGCTACGAAAGACTGGAAAATTGAATGTCAAAGGTATATTATGCATGTATTATACAGGGGACTGATTGCAACCCTTTGTGCTCTGCAAAGGTTGACGAAGAGcgaaagagagtaaaaaagagACAGATAGATAGATGAATAGATGGGGCTTATGGAAACACGTATTTAAAGCAGTATCaagaaattacaataaatagAGATAAAACCAAATGTAAAAGTATGAAgatagaaagaaattaaatgaaatgatCGATGGGTCGATGGGAAGAATAATATCCCGATTTTGAGCTTGGGAGTTGGGGGAAAAAGTCCGCCTTCGTGTCCGGCTTTCGGTGCGTATACAAAAATCCCGAAAGTCCGTAATTCCGTGGCACGAAGCTTTGTTCCTTCCCGTCGTCGGGTGGAATAAAGGAAGCTCTCCACCCGTGACGAAAAAGGGTTTTCCACCCCCGCATTCACCCCGCCTATCTTACCTGCGCTCTTGCCTGCTCGCCGACCAGAATCACGTCCCTGGTAGCGTCGTGGAGCGGAATGTCCGAGATGAAGAGGCCCCGGCCAGTCAGGCCCTCGAGGCCGTTCAGGAAGGGCGAGCTGACGAACAGGATGGAATCCGATTCCGGGCAGTGCACCATCTGACCTTTCAGCTCCAGACCCTGCGAAAACAGCCGATTAACCACCCCGTGAAACTACCCCTTAGAGAGGACCGCCGGCGACCCCCATGAAAGCGAAAGAGCCTTGGACACCCTAAGTGGTAATAACTGCCTATGTATACACTGCTTCTGTATTTCCCAGCTTCGGATGACCGGGAGGATGGATTGCGAGCAGCGGCTTTGATCGCGGGGGATGAGCTTAACAAGTTCATTTCAGTCTCGGAGATCGTCTCGATCCAATCTCGGTCTACCAAGTGCGTATCGAATGACCAAGTTTTTCAACGTCGAGACCCGCACGACCGCGGAAAGCTCTTAAAGACTTTTCCGAGGAAAGTTTTACAGCCCAGATTCAAGCCCGAGAAGTTCGTTCCGAGTGAACAAAGTGAAATAACTCGTCCATTCGGTCAGCGTATGGGTGGTTGCTGGTCGGGCGGTGGAAGGCTTGAACCCaatcaagtttttatttcgattatgGTGTTGCTCGATTTTAATGTCATTGATTTTTACAATCGTATGAGAAGCAAATTCTTCTGCTTTTTGCGTCCCCTGGACGGGGTTCGtttggttttcaaaattcttaggACATTTTGGATCTCAGGCTCATTCATGAAGCTGGGAAACTCGTGGGATTGAAATTCATCGTTatgaatgaacaaatttgttGGATATCTGCACCAAAGATATTCAAACAGTCCTCCTCCCTGCCGCTCAGTTTTCGTTTCCTCAGCCCCGAACTCCAATTGTTTGATATAATCGAGATGCAAATAGACCGAGGCAGGCAATTTCCCGAGGTATATACGATATTAAGAGAAAGTTATACCATCCCGGTGGTAATCGTTTCTGATCGTTTTCACCTTGATGAATAATTTCGCATCGGTGGAGAGCCGGTTTAAAGGATTAAGCGGGCTCCATAGCCGACGGAGTGTGAGAGGAATATAAGGGGGTGAAAGGAATATAAAGGAGTGAAAGGTGAACCACGAGTTTAACGCGATAATTAAGCAGCCATAGTAGGTCATTAATTACAAGCTATTATTGTATCAAAACAATTCGAACGATCGAGGCAACAAAAGTTCAAAGAGTTCAAACGCCGAGCCAAACTCCAAGTTTTCGAGTTTTCGGATCGCCCCGGAAAAGTTTGAAGACCTCTATAGATGCGCGTGCCCTACATCCGGAAGTAAATGGATCCCGACCCTTCGACCTTTTCGTCCTTCATCTTCTTGGCCTCTCACCTTCCACCGCGGtagtttataattaaattttcaaacctcaGCCGcgaatttttcaacccctGGCGGCTTTCGAAGCGTCAGAACGAACGGCGTGTTGGCGCGCTTCAGGATCTCGTGAAAGCTGATCGTCACGCCCCTCGGTCGGCTGAAGGCGAAGTACGTCGATATGTCCATTCCCAGCCTGTTGAAGAGGTGCCCGAATATCCGCATGAAACCGGCGCCCAGCTGGACGAGCTCGAGTCTTCGGTCGACGACGAAGTGCCAGGGGAAAGCCTTGCAGAAGCTCGTCACGCCGACCATCAGGTCCGAAGCGTGCTTTGACAACGGTTGGAAGCCGCCCGATACGACGTCGCAATCATCCCCCtcatcctcctcttcttcctcgtcCCCAACCGTCTTCTCGTATCTTTCCGGTGTTATTCGATATCTGAGGGCATCAAGATCGAGGCATCGCCTTATCTCGCTTGTCAATAACCATGCTCAGTCCCGAGAGAGGGTAGCAGAAGAGAAAGGGATGCCAAGGGGAGGGCaagaaataaaacgataataaaaatttgagaacgGAGAGAAAAGAGCGAGGCTCGAACCCCAGCGCGTGCTTCGAATTCTACGTCGAAACAGAATTGGCAAACCGGGGATTCGACCCGGGCTTTTTTCACAACTCGCAGCGCTGCAGCGAGGGttgcaattataataataatcatacgtGCATGcggacattttttcttttcttttttcttttctttttttacacgtaCAGACATACTCACACGTCTACACTCGTATGTATGCTTACCTGAAGAATTTCGAGTTATAAGCGTCGGGTAGAACGCGGACGTCGGCTTTGTCGTTGTAGAACTGCCTCGCAATACCTTTCAGGCTGCCAACCAAAAGGTAAGCAACCGGCGGGTGTTCGGTCGTGAAGTGCAGCTCGAGGGCTCCTCGGTTATCCGTGCATACGAACTCGGCCTCGTTTTCCGAGCCCGACTGATGCTGAACGACGTCGTTCACCCCGTCGAGGGTCTTCAGGAAGGTGGACAAATCGTCGCCCAGACACCGGAAGGCTCGCTCCAGGATTCCGACGCACGCCGTCGCTATTAATTCCTGACCCAATTCGTCCAGGAAGCTATTTACATCCGTGTCTGAAAATCAGGCGTCACGACGGTCAAAGAAGTCGAGTATCGAGATATCGAGACTCGCCGGTTTGAGGGGAGGATTcagccgggggggggggggggggggaattcCGGATTTCTAAAGTTCCGGAAGCGCTTAATTCAGAATTATTTGCTGCCGAAACTTTGAGCTAAGATATCAAACTCTGGCGAGACATCAAAGTTTTTAATCGTTCCAAACTCGACGCttgaagttccgaaagtgcaaaTTTCCCGAAAGACTAAATGCCGAAAGAGCACAAGTCGAAGTTCGGAAtgtgcgaaaatgagaaaatttttaaatacgaaACGGCGAAGTTCCGAATGATCGAAAATTTACATTTCTgtgattgtgaaattttaccactttgatctttcttttttttggatttttgatatttttacggtcatcctgattttcggtttttcttattttctgcACCCACTCGTTGAACAAACTACGCCTtgcgaaaataatttaattttcagaattttactctatcgaaagtacaatttgaattttctgaatctttcatttcggaacttttgaCTAATCGGACTTTCGACCATTCGAAATTTAGTTGTTTCGTAAAACGTTGATTTCTTCACTTCGAGTTTAGACATTAATTAATTCGGAATTAGACGCCTTCGCACCTTTTCAAGTTCGGAAATTCAACCCCAGCCCAAAGGATTCCGCTTCGTATATattgttgtttgaaaaatcggGAGCCGATATCTTCCCAGGGGATGCATTCCAGAGTGAAATATCGAGCGACTGCAGGGGCCGATTCATCTTCATGAATCGCAGTCGAATCCATCTGTTCACTCGGctatttttactaaaaataaaTCGCGCCAACAAAAATCGCGGTTCTCGTAGATGCGAAGGTACCGAACGAGTCCCGTAGCTATATACACGGTCACGTGACGAAACTTGATCTAACGATAAAGCGTTGCTCCGAATTAGCGTGAACCCGCACTTCTGGAGAAACGTTGAGCCCTTCATTGTGCCTCCTTCTTCCGGAATAACTCGCAATGTTTCAGGGATCGTCACCAAAACGATGTTCATCCCCGGGAGTATTAGGGTACTCAGAAATCCCGGGTGACGGGAGCCGTGTATACAGAGGGATTAAACGGCACGGGGAGCGAACTAAACGATCCGTGACACTCGGGAACTGAGTTAGGTACGAAACCGTTGTGTGCGAGACTCAGGAGAGGCGGGGGGATAAAAAGCTGGGAATCAAGAAGGCGCCGTGCAATTTTAGCCCGAGGGTGAAGAGTCTTTGCGGGGGTGCAAGTGAGGCGACGTTTCCGGGTCCGCATGCGGAGTGGAGGTCGGTTTAAGCTTGCGCCGGAGATCAAGTCTgcggaaaatttcatctccTGGCAAATTGAGTGCACCTGAAAAccctgtttttcttttcctgcTTCTCGTCGTCCCGTCCGCCTCACCTTCTCGTCGGTTTTTAAACAGCCGTTGGTTCCAGCTCCATTAATCATTCGGCACGCGAACGCGAACGCGAACGCAGTACAGCCGCCAACCTCACGcctactgcaattaatttctgctCCGTTTGTTCCTCGACGAGTTTTCCCTCCTTCAACCACCGCTAACGATCATCGTCTCGACGACGAAACTCGTCATCGTGACACGTGCCGTACGTGGAGGTATGTAACTACGCGAAATACCATCAGTCGCTGCAGGGTCTCAGATGACGAACTTTAAAACTTACCGACTTTTGGCAACTTTCGAACTTGAGAATCGAATTCATCAAAtgattttgacttttttttcttcaggtAC encodes:
- the LOC124412599 gene encoding head-specific guanylate cyclase: MACPFSWRHVPATGCGDQEERRPGDHDHRTRPPRQSSVQITSFVGDEVDDQEATQTLNLKHLRAAVLVLTNPSDEAIATALGTVVKKEKLPISTSAALNKLLDNPDTDVNYNLLQDVYETLNCSCDTDVNSFLDELGQELIATACVGILERAFRCLGDDLSTFLKTLDGVNDVVQHQSGSENEAEFVCTDNRGALELHFTTEHPPVAYLLVGSLKGIARQFYNDKADVRVLPDAYNSKFFRYRITPERYEKTVGDEEEEEDEGDDCDVVSGGFQPLSKHASDLMVGVTSFCKAFPWHFVVDRRLELVQLGAGFMRIFGHLFNRLGMDISTYFAFSRPRGVTISFHEILKRANTPFVLTLRKPPGVEKFAAEGLELKGQMVHCPESDSILFVSSPFLNGLEGLTGRGLFISDIPLHDATRDVILVGEQARAQDGLRRRMDKLKSSIEEANRAVDAEREKNVSLLHLIFPPDIAKRLWLGEPIEAKTYADVTMLFSDIVGFTAICSTATPMMVINMLQNIYEKFDIYCGQLDVYKVETIGDAYCVACGLHRNTKTHAQQIAWMALKMIETCSRHLTHDGRPIKMRIGIHTGTVLAGVVGKKMPRYCLFGHNVTLANKFESTSEPLRINVSPTTYPCLTERPGFILEPRTKDNLPKEIPASLPGTCHFLNGYKHGDVEDDAPLDDHVNAALDELGICNGT